One window of Cellulomonas shaoxiangyii genomic DNA carries:
- the yajC gene encoding preprotein translocase subunit YajC, producing the protein MDYSFLIILLVAFAALWFMSSRTRKQQREMADLRTNLQVGDEVMTGSGLFGTVTAVEGDVVTLESTPGSETRWLKAAIARRVDPPVVDDVEVAEEDPSDADERDRVIEVPDDLSSLPPENPRRDDDTDRK; encoded by the coding sequence ATGGACTACTCGTTCCTCATCATCCTGCTCGTCGCCTTCGCGGCGCTGTGGTTCATGTCGAGCCGCACCCGCAAGCAGCAGCGCGAGATGGCTGACCTGCGCACCAACCTCCAGGTCGGCGACGAGGTGATGACGGGCTCGGGGCTGTTCGGCACCGTCACGGCCGTCGAGGGCGACGTCGTGACGCTCGAGTCCACGCCGGGTTCCGAGACCCGGTGGCTCAAGGCCGCGATCGCGCGCCGGGTCGACCCGCCCGTCGTCGACGACGTCGAGGTGGCGGAGGAGGACCCGAGCGACGCGGACGAGCGCGACCGGGTCATCGAGGTCCCCGACGACCTGTCGTCGCTGCCGCCGGAGAACCCGCGGCGCGACGACGACACCGACAGGAAGTGA
- the pdxT gene encoding pyridoxal 5'-phosphate synthase glutaminase subunit PdxT — protein MSPTIGVLALQGDVREHVAALRHEGATAVGVRRPSELDAVDALVVPGGESTTMDKLLRAFDLHEPVRERLRAGMPAYGSCAGMILLADRIIGGIDGQQTLGGVDITVRRNAFGRQVDSFETDLVIDGVEDSADDPVHAVFIRAPWVEDVGPAATVVGRVGEGAAAGRIVAVRQGPVLVTSFHPEVTGDTRVHRLFVQIVRDSL, from the coding sequence GTGAGCCCCACGATCGGTGTCCTGGCCCTGCAGGGCGACGTGCGCGAGCACGTCGCAGCCCTCCGGCACGAGGGCGCGACGGCGGTCGGCGTGCGCCGACCGAGCGAGCTCGACGCGGTCGACGCGCTCGTCGTGCCCGGCGGGGAGTCGACGACGATGGACAAGCTGCTGCGGGCCTTCGACCTGCACGAGCCGGTGCGCGAGCGCCTGCGCGCCGGCATGCCGGCCTACGGCTCCTGCGCCGGCATGATCCTGCTGGCCGACCGCATCATCGGCGGCATCGACGGGCAGCAGACCCTCGGGGGCGTGGACATCACGGTGCGGCGCAACGCGTTCGGCCGGCAGGTCGACTCCTTCGAGACCGACCTGGTCATCGACGGCGTCGAGGACTCCGCCGACGACCCCGTGCACGCCGTGTTCATCCGGGCGCCCTGGGTGGAGGACGTCGGGCCCGCCGCGACCGTCGTCGGCCGGGTGGGGGAGGGCGCCGCCGCCGGTAGGATCGTCGCGGTGCGCCAGGGGCCTGTGCTCGTCACCTCGTTCCACCCGGAGGTGACCGGGGACACCAGGGTGCACCGCCTGTTCGTGCAGATCGTCCGCGACAGCCTCTAG
- the ruvB gene encoding Holliday junction branch migration DNA helicase RuvB, with amino-acid sequence MARVPEAPPPAGDDAVPESLVRAGADELERAAEAALRPRRLEEFVGQRVVRDQLSLVLQAALNRGRAPDHVLLSGPPGLGKTTLAMIIAAELGASLRVTSGPAIQHAGDLAAVLSSLEEGEVLFIDEIHRLARPAEELLYVAMEDFRVDVVVGKGAGASAIPLSLPPFTVVGATTRAGLLPAPLRDRFGFTGHLDFYADDELERVLMRSAGLLDVPLEGRAAAEIASRSRGTPRIANRLLRRVRDWAEVRGDGRLTLSAARAALEVYEVDERGLDRLDRSVLQALCLRFGGGPVGLTTLAVAVGEEPETVETVAEPFLVREGLVGRTPRGRVAMPAAWDHLGLERPAPADTLFG; translated from the coding sequence GTGGCTCGCGTGCCTGAGGCGCCGCCGCCGGCCGGTGACGACGCGGTCCCCGAGTCGCTCGTGCGGGCGGGCGCGGACGAGCTCGAGCGTGCCGCCGAGGCGGCGCTGCGCCCACGCCGCCTCGAGGAGTTCGTGGGGCAGCGCGTCGTGCGCGACCAGCTCTCGCTCGTGCTGCAGGCGGCGCTCAACCGGGGTCGCGCACCGGACCACGTCCTGCTGTCCGGTCCGCCCGGGCTCGGCAAGACGACCCTCGCGATGATCATCGCCGCCGAGCTCGGCGCGTCGTTGCGCGTGACGAGCGGCCCCGCGATCCAGCACGCGGGCGACCTCGCCGCGGTGCTGTCCTCGCTCGAGGAGGGCGAGGTGCTGTTCATCGACGAGATCCACCGACTCGCGCGCCCCGCCGAGGAGCTCCTGTACGTCGCGATGGAGGACTTCCGGGTCGACGTCGTCGTCGGCAAGGGCGCCGGGGCCAGCGCCATCCCGCTGTCGCTGCCGCCGTTCACGGTCGTCGGGGCGACGACGCGCGCGGGCCTGCTCCCGGCACCGCTGCGCGACCGCTTCGGCTTCACCGGTCACCTGGACTTCTACGCCGACGACGAGCTGGAGCGCGTGCTGATGCGGTCGGCGGGCCTGCTGGACGTCCCGCTCGAGGGGCGCGCCGCGGCGGAGATCGCGTCCCGCTCGCGCGGCACCCCCCGCATCGCGAACCGCCTGCTGCGGCGCGTGCGGGACTGGGCGGAGGTGCGGGGCGACGGCCGCCTCACCCTGAGCGCCGCGCGCGCCGCGCTCGAGGTCTACGAGGTGGACGAGCGCGGGCTGGACCGGCTCGACCGGTCGGTGCTGCAGGCGCTGTGCCTGCGGTTCGGCGGGGGACCGGTCGGCCTGACGACGCTCGCGGTCGCGGTGGGCGAGGAGCCCGAGACGGTCGAGACCGTCGCCGAGCCGTTCCTCGTCCGCGAGGGGCTCGTGGGCCGGACGCCGCGCGGTCGCGTGGCCATGCCCGCCGCGTGGGACCACCTCGGTCTGGAGCGCCCGGCCCCGGCCGACACGCTGTTCGGCTAG
- a CDS encoding pyridoxal phosphate-dependent aminotransferase translates to MPRPAPSSPVARIPRSGIRTVMDLALRDPEAIHLEIGEPDARPAAHVVDAVAASAAAGLTGYTSSIGMASLREVAAERVTARQGREVTPDRVVVTHGAMHGLAMALATLLGPGDEVLVPDPVFPNWEMAAVAASARPRRYRTHAAAGFVPRPADVEARITPRTRALLLCSPNNPTGAVYPPDVLARLVDLARRHDLWVLSDECYEAITYGVPHVSPAVFDTDGRVLVFHSLSKTYALTGWRAGYAVVPDPAVVEAIGHLAEATVACPSTTGQLAALAALTGPQDGVASAVASYRERRDAAVTLLRQRGVRHVVPDGAFYLMVDVGRADTEAFALDLLAQRHVAVAPGATFGDAAAGMVRVSLAAPRGDLLEGLARLADQVATGRGGAAGPAGLAAAR, encoded by the coding sequence AGATCGGGGAGCCCGACGCCCGCCCGGCGGCGCACGTGGTCGACGCGGTCGCGGCGAGCGCCGCCGCCGGGCTCACGGGCTACACGTCCAGCATCGGGATGGCGAGCCTGCGCGAGGTCGCCGCCGAGCGCGTCACGGCGCGGCAGGGCCGGGAGGTCACCCCCGACCGGGTCGTGGTCACGCACGGGGCGATGCACGGCCTGGCGATGGCGCTGGCCACGCTCCTCGGTCCCGGCGACGAGGTCCTGGTGCCCGACCCCGTGTTCCCCAACTGGGAGATGGCGGCCGTCGCCGCGTCCGCGCGTCCCCGCCGCTACCGCACGCACGCCGCGGCGGGCTTCGTGCCGCGGCCGGCCGACGTCGAGGCCCGCATCACCCCGCGAACCCGCGCGCTCCTGCTCTGCTCGCCGAACAACCCCACGGGTGCGGTGTACCCGCCCGACGTGCTCGCACGGCTCGTCGACCTCGCGCGACGGCACGACCTGTGGGTGCTCTCCGACGAGTGCTACGAGGCGATCACCTACGGCGTCCCGCACGTCAGCCCGGCGGTCTTCGACACCGACGGCCGCGTCCTCGTGTTCCACAGCCTGTCGAAGACCTACGCCCTCACGGGCTGGCGAGCGGGTTACGCCGTGGTGCCCGACCCGGCGGTGGTCGAGGCGATCGGGCACCTCGCGGAGGCGACCGTCGCGTGCCCGTCCACGACCGGTCAGCTGGCGGCGCTCGCCGCCCTCACGGGGCCGCAGGACGGCGTGGCGTCCGCCGTCGCGTCGTACCGCGAGCGACGCGACGCCGCCGTGACGCTCCTGCGGCAGCGCGGCGTCCGGCACGTCGTCCCGGACGGGGCGTTCTACCTGATGGTCGACGTGGGCCGCGCGGACACCGAGGCCTTCGCCCTCGACCTGCTCGCGCAGCGGCACGTCGCGGTCGCTCCGGGGGCGACGTTCGGCGACGCCGCGGCCGGGATGGTGCGCGTGTCCCTCGCCGCGCCGCGCGGCGACCTGCTCGAGGGCCTCGCGCGGCTGGCCGACCAGGTCGCGACGGGCCGCGGCGGCGCCGCCGGGCCGGCGGGTCTCGCTGCGGCACGCTGA
- the ruvC gene encoding crossover junction endodeoxyribonuclease RuvC, with translation MRVLGVDPGLTRCGLGVVDGLPGRRLRMVAVDVATSEPGLDVDQRLLLIERRIEEYLEEHAPDTVAVERVFAQHNVSTVMGTAQVAGLALVAAARRRIPVAMHTPSEVKAAVTGSGRAEKAQVQEMVRRLLELEVAPRPADAADALALAICHLWRPAGALGAPQRAPGSLTAAQRAWAAAEQAARRRA, from the coding sequence GTGCGCGTCCTCGGAGTCGACCCCGGTCTCACCCGCTGCGGCCTCGGCGTCGTCGACGGGCTGCCGGGTCGCCGCCTGCGGATGGTCGCGGTCGACGTCGCGACGTCGGAGCCGGGCCTCGACGTCGACCAGCGCCTGCTGCTGATCGAGCGGCGGATCGAGGAGTACCTCGAGGAGCACGCACCGGACACGGTCGCCGTCGAGCGGGTGTTCGCGCAGCACAACGTCAGCACCGTCATGGGGACCGCGCAGGTGGCCGGCCTCGCGCTCGTCGCCGCCGCGCGGCGACGGATACCGGTCGCGATGCACACGCCCAGCGAGGTCAAGGCCGCTGTCACGGGCAGCGGGCGCGCCGAGAAGGCGCAGGTCCAGGAGATGGTCCGGCGGCTGCTCGAGCTGGAGGTCGCCCCGCGCCCCGCCGACGCCGCCGACGCCCTCGCCCTCGCCATCTGCCACCTGTGGCGGCCCGCCGGTGCCCTCGGGGCGCCGCAGCGCGCCCCCGGGTCGCTGACCGCCGCCCAGCGGGCGTGGGCGGCCGCCGAGCAGGCGGCCCGGCGCCGCGCATGA
- a CDS encoding YebC/PmpR family DNA-binding transcriptional regulator, whose product MSGHSKWATTKHKKAVIDAKRGKLFAKLVKNVEVAARTGGGDPAGNPTLFDAIQKAKKSSVPNDNIDRALKRGSGQEAGGADYQTIMYEGYGPGGVAVLVECLTDNRNRAASDVRVAFTRNGGQMADPGSVSYIFSRKGVVIVPKEGTDEDAVMEAVLEAGGEEVTDLGDQFEVLSEATDLVPVRSALQDAGIEYDSADVVFWPSTQIEVDADGARRILKLIDALEDSDDVQNVYANFDASDEVMAQLDAE is encoded by the coding sequence ATGTCGGGACATTCCAAGTGGGCCACCACGAAGCACAAGAAGGCCGTGATCGACGCGAAGCGCGGCAAGCTCTTCGCCAAGCTGGTCAAGAACGTCGAGGTCGCGGCGCGCACGGGCGGGGGTGACCCCGCCGGCAACCCGACGCTGTTCGACGCCATCCAGAAGGCGAAGAAGTCGTCGGTGCCCAACGACAACATCGACCGCGCGCTCAAGCGCGGCTCCGGCCAGGAGGCCGGCGGCGCCGACTACCAGACGATCATGTACGAGGGCTACGGCCCCGGCGGCGTGGCGGTGCTGGTCGAGTGCCTCACGGACAACCGCAACCGGGCCGCCTCGGACGTGCGCGTCGCGTTCACGCGCAACGGCGGGCAGATGGCCGACCCCGGGTCGGTGTCGTACATCTTCAGCCGCAAGGGCGTGGTCATCGTGCCCAAGGAGGGCACCGACGAGGACGCCGTCATGGAGGCGGTGCTCGAGGCCGGCGGCGAGGAGGTCACCGACCTCGGCGACCAGTTCGAGGTGCTGTCCGAGGCGACCGACCTGGTGCCCGTGCGCAGCGCGCTGCAGGACGCCGGCATCGAGTACGACTCCGCGGACGTCGTGTTCTGGCCGTCGACGCAGATCGAGGTGGACGCCGACGGCGCCCGCCGGATCCTCAAGCTCATCGACGCCCTCGAGGACTCCGACGACGTGCAGAACGTGTACGCGAACTTCGACGCCTCTGACGAGGTCATGGCGCAGCTCGACGCCGAGTGA
- the ruvA gene encoding Holliday junction branch migration protein RuvA, whose product MIASVHGTVLTVRLDAAVVEVGGVGMLVQATPTTLAGLRVGTAARLFTSLVVREDSLTLFGFADADERDVFEVLQTVTGVGPRLALAMLAVHTPDGLRRAVAEEDLAALMRVPGIGRKGAQRIVLELGDRLGAPAPAAGGPARSAAAADHREQVVDALVGLGWPLRAAQDAVAGVLDGGSEPVGAEEVPGVLRAALRVLGGSRA is encoded by the coding sequence GTGATCGCGTCCGTGCACGGGACGGTGCTGACGGTGCGGCTCGACGCCGCGGTCGTCGAGGTCGGCGGCGTCGGCATGCTGGTGCAGGCGACCCCCACCACGCTGGCCGGCCTGCGCGTCGGCACCGCCGCCCGGCTGTTCACGTCGCTCGTCGTGCGGGAGGACTCGCTCACGCTGTTCGGCTTCGCCGACGCGGACGAGCGCGACGTCTTCGAGGTCCTGCAGACGGTGACGGGCGTCGGACCCCGCCTGGCCCTGGCCATGCTCGCGGTGCACACGCCGGACGGCCTGCGCCGCGCCGTCGCGGAGGAGGACCTTGCCGCACTCATGCGGGTGCCGGGCATCGGCCGCAAGGGCGCCCAGCGCATCGTCCTGGAGCTGGGGGACCGGCTGGGTGCGCCCGCGCCGGCCGCCGGTGGGCCCGCGCGCTCCGCCGCCGCAGCCGACCACCGCGAGCAGGTGGTCGACGCGCTCGTGGGGCTCGGCTGGCCGCTGCGTGCCGCGCAGGACGCGGTCGCGGGCGTGCTCGACGGCGGCAGCGAGCCGGTCGGCGCCGAGGAGGTGCCGGGCGTGCTGCGTGCGGCGCTGCGGGTGCTGGGTGGCTCGCGTGCCTGA